Proteins from a single region of Chloroflexota bacterium:
- a CDS encoding histidine phosphatase family protein, with product MSRLILVKHSLPQIDPQIPSATWRLSEVGRTRCLALASTLADYKPDAVVASVEPKALQTAQIVGQRLGLPVETAPDLQEHDRRNEPWRDDPAEFERSVQGLLENPQELVYGTETGAQALRRFSSGLAAVTGRYRDQSVAVVSHGTVISLFVAQVAGLEPVSFWRSLGLPSVVVLSQPDHRLEAVFFHLDQ from the coding sequence ATGTCCCGGCTGATCCTGGTAAAACATTCGTTACCCCAGATCGATCCCCAAATCCCTTCGGCCACATGGAGGCTCTCCGAAGTGGGCCGAACGCGTTGTCTGGCCCTGGCCTCCACACTTGCCGACTATAAACCTGATGCGGTGGTGGCCAGTGTTGAGCCCAAGGCACTGCAGACAGCACAAATTGTCGGGCAACGGCTCGGGCTGCCGGTGGAAACTGCCCCCGACCTCCAGGAACATGATCGGCGAAACGAGCCCTGGCGTGATGATCCCGCAGAATTCGAGAGGTCTGTGCAGGGCCTGCTTGAGAATCCCCAGGAGTTGGTATACGGAACTGAAACAGGGGCGCAGGCTCTGAGACGATTTTCCTCGGGCCTCGCGGCGGTAACCGGCCGGTACCGGGATCAATCGGTAGCCGTCGTCTCCCACGGTACTGTCATTTCGCTCTTCGTGGCACAGGTCGCCGGCCTGGAACCGGTATCGTTCTGGAGGTCGTTGGGCTTACCCTCGGTTGTGGTGTTGTCTCAACCCGACCATCGACTGGAGGCAGTCTTCTTTCACCTGGATCAATAG
- a CDS encoding ATP cone domain-containing protein, which produces MAEITHVVKRSGAVVPFNAERITNAIYRAAVAVGGRDRARAKFLSQQVVQALEDRSPEGHIPQIEEIQDMVEKVLIENGHATVAKAYILYREERNQRREHAAEKAAETRDNIPWAKLWRVLDWAVTHDLHTVEALNRRIRRGEFPQIVHQSESAYEADISHAARMIAGRSDEIRMVIVSGPSSSGKTTSTKKLEQRLKSNDLSFVTLNVDNYFFDLELHPRDEFGDYDFETPQALDLALINQHLQRLVDGHEVLVPLYDFKTGTRQLDQTPLQLRKNEILLIDSLHGLFPPMTEGIPDERKFRLYLEPLLQMKGPDGRYIRWTDLRLLRRMLRDSVHRAYKPKQTLEHWHYVRSSEMRNIIPFHGSSDAIINSAMPYELSLYSARLGADFAQWAVQYRDDPLHQDAFQRAERVNEFLKVIEPVEDDSPVPHDSVIREFIGGSSLDY; this is translated from the coding sequence ATGGCAGAGATCACCCATGTGGTAAAGCGCAGCGGCGCCGTTGTTCCCTTTAATGCCGAGCGGATCACCAATGCCATCTATCGAGCGGCTGTAGCCGTAGGTGGCCGGGATCGGGCGCGGGCGAAATTTCTCTCCCAACAGGTCGTACAGGCCCTGGAAGACAGGTCCCCGGAAGGGCACATTCCTCAGATTGAGGAAATCCAGGACATGGTCGAAAAGGTTCTGATCGAAAACGGCCATGCAACGGTAGCTAAAGCCTATATCCTCTATCGGGAGGAGCGAAACCAGCGCCGGGAACATGCTGCCGAAAAAGCTGCGGAGACCAGAGACAACATCCCCTGGGCCAAGCTCTGGCGGGTCCTGGATTGGGCTGTAACTCACGATCTGCACACTGTCGAGGCGCTCAACCGCCGAATTCGCCGCGGTGAATTCCCGCAGATCGTTCATCAGTCAGAGTCGGCATATGAGGCCGATATCAGCCATGCCGCCCGGATGATTGCCGGGCGCAGTGATGAGATCAGGATGGTCATCGTCAGTGGGCCATCCTCATCGGGCAAAACTACCTCGACGAAAAAACTGGAGCAGCGGCTGAAGTCCAACGACCTGTCATTCGTCACCCTCAACGTCGACAACTACTTTTTTGATCTCGAACTGCATCCCAGAGACGAATTTGGCGACTATGACTTCGAGACGCCCCAGGCGCTCGACCTTGCCCTGATCAACCAACACCTTCAGAGGCTGGTCGACGGGCATGAAGTCCTGGTCCCCCTCTATGATTTTAAGACCGGCACGCGCCAGCTGGATCAAACGCCGTTGCAGTTGAGGAAAAACGAGATACTGCTCATCGACAGCCTTCATGGGCTCTTTCCGCCCATGACCGAGGGCATCCCGGACGAACGAAAGTTCCGGCTCTATCTGGAGCCGTTGCTCCAGATGAAGGGGCCCGACGGCCGTTACATCCGCTGGACCGACCTGCGCCTGCTTCGGCGCATGCTGCGGGATTCGGTGCATCGGGCCTACAAGCCCAAGCAAACCCTTGAGCATTGGCACTACGTGCGTTCCAGCGAAATGCGCAACATAATTCCCTTCCACGGCAGCAGTGACGCCATCATAAACAGCGCGATGCCCTATGAACTATCCCTGTACTCGGCCCGTCTCGGTGCCGATTTCGCGCAATGGGCGGTTCAATATCGCGATGATCCCCTGCACCAGGATGCCTTCCAGCGTGCAGAACGAGTCAACGAGTTCCTGAAGGTAATCGAACCCGTGGAAGATGACTCCCCCGTTCCCCACGATTCAGTCATACGAGAGTTTATCGGCGGCAGCAGCCTGGACTATTGA
- the msrA gene encoding peptide-methionine (S)-S-oxide reductase MsrA, which yields MKSEQNGQAKELNRETATLGGGCFWCLEAIFEELQGVDSIESGYAGGWVDNPSYKQVCTGSTGHAEVVQVTYDPREISFREVLEVFFSIHDPTTLNRQGADAGTQYRSAIFYEDDEQKMVANEVIRELGAAEIWSDPIVTEVTPLSNYHRAEDNQQSFYRDNSWQPYCQVVITPKLARFRKKYAERRKPGV from the coding sequence ATGAAAAGCGAACAGAACGGACAGGCGAAAGAACTCAACAGGGAAACAGCCACCCTGGGTGGCGGCTGTTTCTGGTGTCTGGAAGCCATATTCGAGGAATTGCAGGGAGTGGACTCCATCGAATCTGGTTATGCCGGCGGTTGGGTGGATAATCCCAGCTACAAACAGGTATGCACCGGATCGACAGGACACGCCGAGGTCGTCCAGGTGACCTATGATCCCCGGGAGATCAGTTTTCGAGAGGTTCTCGAGGTATTCTTCAGCATCCACGATCCGACGACCCTCAACCGCCAGGGAGCTGACGCAGGCACCCAGTACAGGTCGGCGATCTTTTACGAGGACGACGAGCAAAAGATGGTTGCCAATGAGGTCATCCGCGAACTTGGAGCCGCTGAAATCTGGTCAGACCCGATCGTTACCGAGGTTACGCCGCTCTCGAACTACCATCGAGCCGAGGATAATCAGCAGAGCTTCTATCGGGACAACAGCTGGCAGCCCTACTGCCAGGTGGTAATCACGCCGAAGTTGGCCAGGTTCCGCAAGAAATATGCTGAGCGAAGAAAGCCAGGCGTATGA
- a CDS encoding nucleoside triphosphate pyrophosphohydrolase family protein: MQDQLRKLEQFHETFQCYINYEPAATLPEDVQAVRVRLFEEELGEYRSAIGSGDIVEVADALTDMLYVLLGTFVAHGLQDLAGALFDEVHRSNMSKLDAAGQPVFRDDGKVLKSDLFEAPDLASILRNGRDEVIGE; this comes from the coding sequence ATGCAGGATCAACTGAGAAAACTCGAGCAGTTTCACGAGACCTTTCAGTGCTACATCAACTACGAACCGGCCGCCACGCTTCCCGAGGACGTCCAGGCAGTTCGAGTCAGGCTATTTGAGGAAGAGCTGGGGGAATACCGCTCGGCCATAGGCAGTGGAGACATTGTCGAGGTAGCGGACGCGCTCACCGACATGCTTTATGTCCTGCTTGGCACCTTTGTGGCGCACGGGCTGCAAGACCTGGCCGGGGCACTGTTTGACGAGGTGCACCGCAGCAACATGAGCAAACTGGACGCAGCCGGCCAACCTGTCTTCCGAGATGACGGCAAAGTGCTCAAGTCCGATCTCTTCGAAGCTCCTGATCTGGCATCGATTTTGCGGAACGGACGGGATGAAGTCATCGGTGAGTGA
- a CDS encoding phosphoribosyltransferase family protein has translation MTERETFSVEVAGLTRHFPLFEVAPGVRIAIFNMLGDTFVVKAGAAALAELLKDTPADVLVTAEAKAIPLIYEMSALMGLPYVVLRKTYKTYMGNAISSQTISITTGKPQTLFLDEKDQHLIAGKDIVLVDDVVSTGSTLTGMKEVVTQANGNISQVAAVFTEGNADWSEVIALGNLPVFLD, from the coding sequence ATGACCGAACGCGAGACCTTTTCCGTCGAGGTAGCCGGCCTCACCAGGCACTTTCCGCTGTTCGAGGTTGCCCCAGGTGTGCGGATTGCCATCTTCAACATGTTAGGCGACACTTTCGTCGTCAAGGCGGGAGCAGCGGCGCTGGCCGAACTTCTCAAGGACACGCCGGCCGACGTTCTTGTGACAGCTGAGGCCAAGGCCATACCTCTTATCTACGAAATGAGCGCCCTCATGGGTCTGCCTTACGTCGTGTTGCGCAAAACGTACAAGACATACATGGGTAACGCCATCAGCTCTCAGACCATTTCAATCACTACAGGCAAGCCACAGACCCTTTTCCTGGATGAAAAGGATCAGCACCTGATTGCCGGCAAGGACATTGTGCTGGTTGACGACGTCGTTAGTACGGGCAGTACGCTGACAGGAATGAAAGAAGTGGTCACGCAGGCAAACGGCAACATCAGCCAGGTCGCTGCCGTTTTCACCGAGGGCAACGCAGACTGGTCTGAAGTCATTGCCCTGGGCAATCTGCCTGTCTTCCTGGACTGA
- a CDS encoding DUF1801 domain-containing protein has protein sequence MAELKTQKNDASVEDFLNSVPQEKKREDSFAIMELLREVTGEEPSMWGSNIVGFGSYHYRYASGREGDWFLVGFSPRKQNLTLYIMSGFDDYDALLADLGRHKTGKSCLYINKLDDVDIPTLRELIRQSVAHVAETNQ, from the coding sequence ATGGCTGAGTTGAAAACACAGAAGAATGATGCCAGCGTCGAGGACTTTCTCAACAGCGTTCCGCAGGAAAAGAAGCGCGAGGATAGTTTCGCCATCATGGAGCTTCTGCGAGAGGTCACCGGAGAAGAGCCGTCGATGTGGGGCAGCAACATCGTCGGCTTTGGCAGCTATCACTATAGATATGCGTCCGGACGAGAAGGAGATTGGTTTCTGGTTGGTTTTTCCCCCAGAAAGCAGAACCTGACACTCTACATCATGTCGGGATTTGACGATTACGACGCCTTGCTGGCGGATCTGGGCAGGCACAAAACCGGCAAATCATGTCTCTACATCAACAAGCTGGATGATGTAGATATCCCGACGCTGCGCGAACTGATCCGCCAGTCGGTGGCTCATGTTGCTGAAACCAACCAGTAG
- the trpA gene encoding tryptophan synthase subunit alpha — protein sequence MSSGVERIRAAFAQAHRESRAAFMPYQMLGHPTLETSPQVIGALADAGADLFELGLPFSDPLADGPTIQAAGQQALDNGVTVAYCLAAVKELRRVIPDKPFCLMGYINPVLAYGPERFVEEASRAGVDGLIVPDLPPDEPEAEALARLCLDRGIAPIYLLAPTSTPFRIELGVKRSRGFVYLVSVTGITGARDTLNSDLGSFVREVREITDRLPVDERPYIAVGFGIGNPRLAAQVAGIADGVIVGSALVELADSSDDPPQAVAALGLSLRQAAKLPPAR from the coding sequence ATGAGCTCAGGAGTTGAACGCATCCGGGCAGCATTTGCCCAGGCCCATCGAGAGAGCCGGGCGGCGTTCATGCCCTATCAGATGCTGGGCCACCCTACGCTGGAGACATCCCCCCAGGTGATCGGTGCCCTGGCCGACGCCGGTGCCGATCTCTTCGAGTTGGGCCTCCCCTTCTCCGATCCCCTGGCGGATGGACCTACCATCCAGGCGGCCGGTCAACAGGCTCTGGACAATGGCGTAACCGTTGCCTACTGCCTGGCTGCTGTAAAAGAGCTGCGCCGCGTTATCCCCGATAAGCCTTTCTGTCTGATGGGTTATATCAATCCCGTTCTTGCCTACGGGCCCGAGCGCTTCGTCGAAGAGGCCAGCCGGGCCGGGGTGGACGGGCTCATCGTGCCCGATCTGCCGCCCGATGAGCCTGAAGCTGAAGCGTTGGCCAGGCTGTGTCTCGACCGCGGCATCGCACCAATCTATCTGCTGGCGCCCACAAGCACGCCGTTTCGCATCGAGTTGGGCGTGAAGCGCAGCAGGGGCTTCGTCTACCTGGTAAGTGTGACCGGCATCACCGGCGCTCGAGACACGCTCAACAGCGACCTGGGCAGCTTTGTAAGAGAGGTACGGGAGATCACTGATCGATTGCCCGTCGACGAACGTCCCTATATCGCCGTGGGCTTTGGCATCGGCAACCCTCGATTGGCGGCTCAAGTTGCCGGGATCGCCGACGGCGTCATCGTGGGTAGTGCATTGGTCGAACTGGCGGACAGCAGCGACGATCCGCCACAGGCGGTGGCAGCCCTGGGTCTATCCCTTAGACAGGCAGCCAAGTTGCCGCCAGCTCGTTGA